Proteins from a single region of Haloterrigena alkaliphila:
- the bioB gene encoding biotin synthase BioB encodes MVYETNNETVDDALERVLAGERLDRTDGIALMAQPVEPLAEAGAAVRDHFGDGTVDACSIVNAKAGNCAEDCGFCAQSVHFDTGIDTYGFLGPEKILEAAKRAERDGAQRFGIVVAEKGVSKEHRPEEWAEVLESIRLVRDECDLEVDASLGILTEEEAEILAEEGINHYNHNIETSPNYFPEVVGTHSFEDRVKTLEVAKETGMDLCAGVILGMGETPTDRVEAAIALQDIGVSSLPVNVLNPVAGTPMAEQGVDITTEEIVKTVAVYKLLHPDARVRLTGGREVNLSPDEQHLPLEAGADGLLTGDYLTTEGQSPAEDLEIVERAGLEPNMDANEFDPEEVKARHGASTSTESSTETTASTGAEPSDD; translated from the coding sequence GTGGTTTACGAGACGAACAACGAGACGGTCGACGACGCGCTCGAGCGGGTGCTCGCCGGCGAGCGACTCGATCGCACCGACGGCATCGCGTTGATGGCACAACCGGTCGAGCCGCTGGCGGAGGCCGGCGCCGCCGTGCGCGATCACTTCGGCGACGGCACGGTCGACGCCTGCTCGATCGTCAACGCGAAGGCGGGCAACTGCGCCGAAGACTGTGGCTTCTGCGCGCAGTCGGTCCACTTCGACACCGGCATCGACACCTACGGCTTCCTCGGCCCAGAGAAGATCCTCGAGGCGGCCAAACGGGCCGAGCGCGACGGTGCCCAGCGGTTCGGCATCGTCGTCGCCGAGAAGGGCGTCTCGAAGGAACACCGCCCCGAGGAGTGGGCGGAGGTCCTCGAGTCCATCCGCCTCGTTCGCGACGAGTGCGACCTCGAGGTCGACGCCTCGCTGGGCATCCTCACCGAAGAGGAGGCCGAAATCCTCGCGGAAGAGGGGATCAATCACTACAATCATAACATCGAGACCTCCCCGAACTACTTCCCCGAGGTCGTCGGCACCCACAGCTTCGAGGATCGCGTGAAGACCCTCGAGGTGGCCAAAGAGACCGGCATGGACCTCTGTGCGGGCGTCATCCTCGGGATGGGCGAGACGCCGACGGATCGCGTCGAGGCAGCCATCGCCCTACAGGATATCGGCGTCTCCTCGCTCCCGGTCAACGTTCTGAATCCGGTCGCGGGGACGCCGATGGCCGAGCAGGGCGTCGACATCACGACCGAGGAGATCGTCAAGACGGTCGCGGTCTACAAACTGCTCCACCCCGACGCGCGGGTCCGCCTGACCGGGGGCCGCGAGGTCAACTTGTCCCCCGACGAGCAGCACCTGCCGCTCGAGGCCGGTGCGGACGGCCTGTTGACGGGCGACTACCTCACGACCGAGGGTCAGTCGCCCGCCGAGGATCTGGAGATCGTCGAGCGCGCCGGACTCGAGCCCAACATGGACGCCAACGAGTTCGACCCGGAGGAGGTCAAGGCCCGCCACGGTGCGTCGACGTCGACGGAGTCGTCGACCGAAACGACAGCGAGTACAGGCGCGGAACCGAGCGACGACTGA
- a CDS encoding transcriptional regulator: MDDITFAVLGTGGIGRRALEVSQHKDHLTPVAACDRHGTAIDFDGLDVDELLAATEGNIDNEVATDGGERTEGSRSSSELRSDGGSAATAADSDGGVKQHGEDRGVVASEQARPSEDPIQDVIDHGDGIDAVLLALPNYEHDFIPRTADRFVEGGYSGVMIDVLKRSRVIDMLDERSETFEDNGITFICGAGATPGLLTGAAALAAQSFVEVESVDIWWGVGLKSGYEDNRGTVREDIAHLPEYDIETARALSDEAIEDIIDDHDGVIEFEDMEHADDVLLERAGVCDAEDVEVGGILDVRSDEKPTTTTVRVTGRTFDGETATNTFQLGDATSMEANVNGPALGYLKAGVRRNRAGEYGVFGPAELMPGF, encoded by the coding sequence ATGGACGACATCACGTTTGCAGTACTTGGCACGGGAGGTATCGGCCGACGAGCACTCGAGGTCAGCCAGCACAAGGACCACCTGACACCGGTCGCGGCCTGTGACCGCCACGGCACCGCGATCGACTTCGACGGACTGGACGTCGACGAATTACTGGCCGCGACGGAGGGGAACATCGATAACGAAGTGGCGACGGACGGCGGTGAGCGAACCGAAGGTTCGCGATCCTCGTCAGAGCTTCGCTCTGACGGTGGATCGGCCGCTACCGCTGCCGACAGCGACGGCGGCGTCAAACAGCACGGCGAAGACAGGGGCGTCGTCGCCTCCGAGCAGGCCCGCCCCAGCGAGGACCCCATCCAGGACGTCATCGACCACGGCGACGGGATCGACGCCGTCCTGCTGGCGCTGCCGAACTACGAGCACGACTTCATCCCGCGGACCGCCGATCGGTTCGTCGAGGGCGGCTACTCGGGCGTGATGATCGACGTTCTCAAGCGCTCGCGCGTGATCGACATGCTCGACGAGCGTAGCGAGACGTTCGAGGACAACGGAATCACGTTCATCTGCGGCGCGGGCGCGACCCCCGGCCTGCTGACCGGCGCGGCCGCGCTGGCGGCCCAGTCGTTCGTCGAGGTCGAGAGCGTCGACATCTGGTGGGGCGTCGGCCTCAAGTCGGGCTACGAGGACAACCGCGGCACCGTCCGCGAGGACATCGCGCACCTCCCCGAGTACGACATCGAGACCGCGCGCGCCCTCTCCGACGAGGCGATCGAGGACATCATCGACGACCACGACGGCGTCATCGAGTTCGAGGACATGGAACACGCCGACGACGTCCTCCTCGAGCGCGCGGGCGTCTGCGACGCCGAGGACGTCGAAGTCGGTGGGATCCTCGACGTGCGCAGCGACGAGAAGCCGACGACGACGACCGTCCGCGTGACGGGCCGGACGTTCGACGGCGAGACGGCGACCAACACCTTCCAGCTCGGCGACGCGACGAGCATGGAGGCGAACGTCAACGGGCCGGCGCTGGGCTACCTCAAGGCGGGCGTCCGACGGAACCGGGCGGGCGAGTACGGCGTCTTCGGCCCCGCCGAACTGATGCCCGGATTCTGA
- a CDS encoding aminotransferase class I/II-fold pyridoxal phosphate-dependent enzyme: MEDRGFDLEDRLATLEESDLKRSLSPVDRVAERGYFAPPSGGELPVLDADEALVFASNNYLGLTDDQRIQDAARQAAATVGTGAGASRLVTGDTLVHRDLERLLAETKGTDRALAFSSGYAANLGTITALAPDVIFSDEYNHASIIDGCRLAGAETVVYSHCDAESLRSKLRERAAIADEDESWLIVTDSVFSMDGTVAPLGAICDAAEDHGAWVMVDEAHATGLYANGGGVVQAEGLADRVDVQMGTLSKALASQGGYVAGSDDLIECLCNDARSFVFSTGLAPTAAAAASEALHVARHSDVRERLWENVAHLRDGLESMGFRVLGDSQILPVVVGDRGDALALAEGIRERDVVAPAIRPPTVPEGTSRIRVAPMATHDHDDIVTCLEAFRAAGDEVGLL; this comes from the coding sequence ATGGAAGACCGCGGGTTCGACCTCGAGGACCGACTCGCCACCCTCGAGGAATCCGATCTGAAGCGATCGCTGTCCCCCGTCGATCGGGTCGCCGAGCGCGGCTACTTCGCCCCGCCGTCGGGTGGTGAGCTTCCGGTCCTCGACGCCGACGAGGCGCTGGTGTTCGCCTCGAACAACTACCTCGGGCTGACCGACGACCAGCGAATTCAGGACGCGGCCCGGCAGGCCGCCGCGACCGTCGGGACCGGCGCCGGCGCGAGTCGGCTCGTCACCGGCGACACGCTCGTCCATCGGGACCTCGAGCGACTGCTCGCCGAGACGAAGGGGACGGATCGCGCGCTCGCGTTCTCCTCGGGGTACGCCGCGAACCTCGGCACGATCACCGCCTTAGCGCCGGACGTGATTTTCTCCGACGAGTACAACCACGCGAGCATCATCGACGGCTGTCGACTGGCCGGCGCCGAGACGGTCGTCTACAGCCACTGCGACGCCGAGAGCCTGCGGTCGAAACTGAGGGAGCGAGCGGCGATCGCCGACGAGGACGAGTCCTGGCTGATCGTCACCGACTCCGTCTTCAGCATGGACGGCACCGTCGCGCCGCTCGGGGCCATCTGCGACGCCGCCGAGGACCACGGCGCCTGGGTGATGGTCGACGAGGCCCACGCGACCGGTCTCTACGCGAACGGCGGCGGCGTCGTCCAGGCCGAGGGGCTCGCGGATCGCGTCGACGTCCAGATGGGGACGCTGTCGAAGGCCCTGGCGAGTCAGGGGGGCTACGTGGCCGGCAGCGACGACCTGATCGAGTGTCTGTGCAACGACGCCCGGTCGTTCGTCTTCTCGACCGGCCTCGCCCCGACCGCGGCCGCGGCCGCCAGCGAGGCGCTGCACGTCGCCCGACACAGCGACGTCCGCGAACGGCTCTGGGAGAACGTCGCCCACCTCCGGGACGGCCTCGAGTCGATGGGATTTCGGGTCCTGGGCGACTCCCAGATCCTCCCCGTCGTAGTTGGCGACCGCGGGGACGCGCTCGCGCTCGCCGAGGGCATCCGCGAGCGCGACGTGGTCGCGCCCGCGATCCGCCCGCCGACGGTCCCCGAGGGAACCAGCCGAATTCGGGTCGCCCCGATGGCGACCCACGACCACGACGACATCGTCACCTGTCTCGAGGCGTTCCGGGCGGCCGGTGACGAAGTCGGACTGCTCTAG
- the bioD gene encoding dethiobiotin synthase — protein MTDPIAIVGTGTDIGKTVVTAGITRWFRENGLDARAIKPAQTGYPPDDDAGFVAEACEEPAAATCPRYLEPALAPRVAAEAAGEELSYEAIRTACEDALSATAHPIVEGIGGLRVPLADDREVIDLVADLDATAVVVTRSGLGTLNHTALSIEALERRGVDVAGVVCNEYAGATLAERTNPAELERMTGYDVETVPPLEGDSPAALATGVADALSTAFLERLAGHDGATTDD, from the coding sequence ATGACCGATCCGATCGCAATCGTTGGCACTGGAACCGATATCGGAAAGACCGTCGTGACGGCGGGGATCACCCGCTGGTTCCGCGAGAACGGACTGGACGCGCGGGCGATCAAGCCCGCTCAGACCGGCTATCCGCCGGACGACGACGCCGGCTTCGTCGCCGAGGCCTGCGAGGAGCCGGCTGCGGCGACCTGTCCGCGCTACCTCGAGCCCGCGCTGGCGCCCCGGGTGGCAGCCGAAGCGGCCGGCGAGGAACTCTCCTACGAGGCGATCAGGACGGCCTGCGAGGACGCGCTCTCGGCGACCGCTCACCCGATCGTCGAGGGGATCGGCGGCCTCCGCGTCCCGCTGGCCGACGACCGCGAGGTGATCGACCTCGTCGCCGACCTCGACGCGACGGCCGTCGTCGTCACGCGATCGGGGCTGGGGACGCTCAATCACACGGCGCTCTCGATAGAGGCCCTCGAGCGCCGCGGCGTCGACGTCGCCGGCGTCGTCTGCAACGAGTACGCGGGCGCGACGCTCGCCGAGCGGACCAACCCGGCGGAACTCGAGCGCATGACCGGGTACGACGTCGAGACGGTGCCCCCGCTCGAGGGAGACTCGCCGGCGGCGCTGGCGACCGGCGTCGCCGACGCGCTCTCGACGGCGTTCCTCGAGCGACTCGCGGGCCACGATGGTGCGACGACGGACGACTGA
- a CDS encoding replication factor C large subunit → MTDWTEKYRPTTLSEVRGNNKARDNLEEWAETWDDHRKSVIVHGSPGIGKTSAAHALANDMGWPVMELNASDDRKADIIKRVAGEASKSGTLTGGEAGRRLVILDEADNFHGSADYGGSREVTRIVKDANQPVVLVANEFYDMSQSLRNNCETIEFRDVSKRSIVPVLRDICRREGVEFEDEALEKIAESTSGDLRSAVNDLQAVAEQAERLTVEDVVTSERDTTEGIFDFLDALIKEEDAEGALRASYDVDENPDEMLNWIEDNVPKDYAGAELADAYEFLANADRWLGRVRASQNYSYWRYATDNMTAGVAASRREPKGGWTRYGPPSYWSKLGRTKGTRNTRDAIAERIAEREGTSVATARREILPFLAAMTHHCKNRELTVRMAAVYDLDEAEVSFVTESGKDTNKVQSIVEDAEELRAEETVEHSGSAFFDAGDGDSSDAAGSTDDGSTGDGSAADSSDDGDGNDQETLAAATGAADEPNASESESSTEESEPDDDQSGLGDFV, encoded by the coding sequence ATGACCGACTGGACGGAGAAGTACCGCCCGACGACGCTGTCGGAGGTACGCGGAAACAACAAGGCCCGCGACAACCTCGAGGAGTGGGCCGAGACGTGGGACGACCACCGGAAGTCGGTGATCGTCCACGGCAGTCCGGGGATCGGGAAGACCTCCGCGGCCCACGCGCTGGCCAACGACATGGGGTGGCCGGTGATGGAGCTCAACGCCAGCGACGACCGGAAGGCCGACATCATCAAGCGCGTCGCCGGCGAGGCCTCGAAGAGCGGTACCCTCACCGGCGGCGAGGCGGGCCGCCGACTCGTGATTTTAGACGAGGCGGACAACTTCCACGGCAGCGCCGACTACGGCGGCTCCCGCGAGGTGACGCGGATCGTCAAGGACGCCAACCAGCCCGTCGTCCTCGTGGCCAACGAGTTCTACGACATGAGCCAGTCGCTGCGCAACAACTGCGAGACGATCGAGTTCCGGGACGTCTCCAAGCGCTCGATCGTCCCCGTGCTGCGGGACATCTGTCGGCGCGAGGGCGTCGAGTTCGAGGATGAAGCCTTAGAGAAGATCGCCGAGTCGACCAGCGGCGACCTTCGCTCGGCGGTCAACGACCTGCAGGCGGTCGCCGAGCAGGCCGAGCGGCTGACCGTCGAGGACGTCGTCACGAGCGAGCGCGACACGACCGAGGGCATCTTCGACTTCCTCGACGCGCTCATCAAGGAGGAGGACGCCGAGGGTGCGCTGCGGGCCTCCTACGACGTCGACGAGAACCCCGACGAGATGCTCAACTGGATCGAGGACAACGTCCCGAAGGACTACGCGGGGGCGGAACTGGCCGACGCCTACGAGTTCCTCGCGAACGCCGACCGCTGGCTGGGCCGGGTCCGCGCGAGCCAGAACTACTCCTACTGGCGGTACGCGACCGACAACATGACCGCCGGCGTCGCCGCCTCGCGCCGCGAGCCCAAGGGTGGCTGGACCCGCTACGGCCCGCCGAGCTACTGGTCGAAACTCGGCCGCACCAAGGGCACCCGGAACACCCGCGACGCCATCGCGGAGCGCATCGCCGAGCGCGAGGGAACCAGCGTCGCGACCGCCCGCCGGGAAATCCTCCCGTTCCTCGCGGCGATGACCCACCACTGCAAGAACCGCGAGCTGACGGTCCGCATGGCCGCCGTCTACGACCTCGACGAGGCGGAGGTCTCGTTCGTCACCGAGAGCGGGAAGGACACCAACAAGGTCCAGTCCATCGTCGAGGACGCCGAGGAGCTGCGGGCCGAGGAGACCGTCGAGCACTCCGGCAGCGCTTTCTTCGACGCCGGCGACGGTGACTCGAGTGACGCCGCTGGATCGACCGACGACGGATCGACTGGCGACGGTTCGGCCGCGGACTCGAGCGACGACGGCGACGGCAACGATCAGGAGACGCTCGCGGCGGCGACCGGCGCCGCGGACGAGCCGAACGCGTCCGAGTCGGAGTCGTCGACGGAGGAGTCCGAACCGGACGACGACCAGTCCGGACTCGGCGATTTCGTCTAG